The Dermacentor variabilis isolate Ectoservices chromosome 4, ASM5094787v1, whole genome shotgun sequence genome contains the following window.
GCACGATATATATGCATGAAAGACATTAGCAAAACATTAATATACTGCGTGCTTCTAAACATGCAAGCCAACAAAAAGTACCACCACAACTAGGTGTAAAAAAAATGTGAGCAGGAAATGCCAGGCATCTCTTATGCCAATAAGTCAAAACGAAAGAACTGCACACAAGTGAGAAGTAGAGTGATCGCACATTGACTTTTCTACGAAACGAAAGCATGTGTATAAGTGCACACTCCTAAATGTCCCAAGCTTATGTAACGATGAGTAAGCAGCTTATGAAAATAGTGATATAAATATACAGGATATCCTGGCACAATTTGGGAATTTTGACCTTTTTCCTTACACAACATACTGTCTAAACAAGTAGTTTTCTTGAACAAGCATTGCTCTGGTACTTCAGAAGGGCCTCACGGCAATCACATTTCTATGTTTCAATAAGCGTGCAACATGTTAAAGCAAAAGAGGCACTGTAACAAAGCAAAATGATTCATGAACCCTCAGCAAATGCACAGCTGTAGCTGTAAATTTAACTGCACGTCTCTGTGACATCctgccaagaaaaagaaaaacccctTGGCCAGAGcttggtaaaaaaagaaaagctaccacTCCATATAATGACCAGCTTGTATCACTTTGGCCCTGCCTCCACTTCAAAGCGAGCATGGCTTTGAAACTAAACAAAATAGAACACTGTACACAATTCTATGATATTGCACTGCAAAGAAAGGTATCAACATGAGAAAAACAATTATAATAAAGATGACAGAAAATTGCATAAGCTCCTCCTTATGAagtagttgtaaatatacattgacAATTCCTGCTTATTTGCAAGAGGATTCAAGTAGACAAGATGCGCGGCAGTTATGATCATTTTCACTTTACTGCTACACATGTAATAATTCACATATGTAACCATAAAACAAGACTAAATTAAAAACTCAAAACAACGCAAGCAAAGCATGAAGTGCCCCTTAAATTAGGTATGGTGTTAAGGTCATTATTCCACTTGAGTGAATAGCTTCAGTGTATAATATAAGCTGTTGCAGCCTAGGAACCTCTCAGAAGTACCGTTTTTCTGAGCCGAGCAAATCAGTGACACTGAGTATGCAGTGCCAAAGTGCAGATTTATGGCCAGCATCCTTAGACCATGTGAAGAAAATTTCTTGAACAACATCACAGAAAATTAAATATCAACAGCTACGACTTCTCACAACCAATATTGTTGTTCTTGATGCCTCTATTTGCTGGCTCCAGCAACACAATCACCCCTTAGCACCCTTGCATGTTGGCTCACAACCTTTCTTTGCCATAATCCTATCATGCAGATTTCACGTATCTCATCAAAGACTGCAATGAAGCAATCTTACTCCACATAATGCTAAATGAGAGAAGGTGACAATCCAGACGCCATTAGTGCCATTAGCACCATTAGCACCTGCCGCATGAACTCGAACACATAACATCACACACACGTACAGTCTTCTCAGTGTTACAAGGCCACAACTTGTGCCACTACATGTCTGACTGGAACTTCTGCGAGTTACATGATGGGGCTTGCATGAGACAGATGGTGCACACAATTTTGTGCAGGAATGAGAACATGTTTTCACCCTCCAGAATGTTAGAGCACTGTGGATTTGACACAAACCTTACTCTAGATTCAAAAGTTAGCTGAGGTTATGCCTATCATGACTTGGGAACTTTTGAAGAGAAGCTTACAAAACTCGAAACTATTTATGACAGTTAGAAAGAGCACAGCCTTAAACACTTCCACAATACTCTGGCAGCAACTACTGTGTTATGAGCAGGGTTATGTGCACATGCAGCAGGAGGTTTACCCGGCTGTGGTGAACGTGTGCAACAACGTCAATAATGCTGACAGTTACTACCAGGTGGTGGTGCAAGAGTTGAAAGCCACGTAAATGTGTTATAAATGGCTGTGGCGTCTGTACACGCTCATTAACATTAATAGTCAACACAACAGGTCAATGCAGCAACTCTTCCATTCCTTGTGGTTTCAAATGTTGAAGTTGGGGACCAGAGCCATTTCGGCCGTATTTCTGACTACGCTCATTTCAGGCACATGCACCAGATGGCACGCTTCGTGACGACTCAGGTTGGACTTGGAGTTAAAGCTCTTGGGGCAGAAGGTGCAGTGGAAGGGTCGCTCGCCCGTGTGGCAGCGTATGTGTCGCTCAAGATTGCACTTCTGGTTGAAGCGCTTGGGGCACAGGTGGCACTGATGCGGCTTTTCGCCGGTGTGGCGCTGCATGTGCCTCGCGAGGTTCATCTTCTGGTTGAAGCCCCTGCCGCACACGGTGCACCGAAACGAGCGCTCCGGGTTCCAGCGAACCACCATGCCTGACTGGCGCCAGGCAAGCTGTCTGTTCATCcttcgaaagaaaaagaaagaaagagaaaaggtgTTGCTATTCGTTTGTACTCGTCAAGTCTGTCATTACAGGTGTAGGGGACAGGGCTGCAGGTGACGAAACAATTACAACCGCAAAAAAACAAGGCAAAAATTTATGCTGCAGTCACGTATACATCAGTACAGTGCAACAGCAGAGGAGTGCACAAGGGCACCTGTGCTGTACGTAATTCAGCAACAGGGAAATTCTTAATGCAAGGTAAAGAAACAAACATATGCTTTACAAAAATGGTGTGATGATGAAGTAGTAGTTAACAGGAGTATAATATCGCACAGTAGTTCCACAGGCATCATGGCATGCACAGAAATGCGAGATATTTCATGCAGAGCAAGAAAATTGGACTGGGGAGAatgagaaaatacaaataaatgctCCTGCATTGCAGACCCACTGAAATGTGGTCAGCACAGCTGATAGCTGAACCTTTGATAATATGGCACAATGGCACCGAGATCTGCTAAGCAACTACAGCTGGTAATTGTGAACATTTGTGAATTCCAATATCTCAAAGCAGCACCTCGACAATTCAACAATCCATTCTCTGCATGGAAGACTGTCTGCTGCAGGAGCCAGCATTGCTGTCGAGGAAGTATTTACTCAAAATTGCATGCACAAAAAATTTTTTGCGATAGCTTCTAGATTCTTGAAAGGTTGCTTATTCTCCTGATGCCTTCAAACCGAGTACATTTATCTAGTACAAACCTTTGTTCTGAAGGTGATACATTCATTGCAACTTTAACATGACCTGAAGTATTCAACTGACACAATTCTTTTTTAGACCAACGCAAAATACTTATAGCCTAACAATTTCAAGCACTTGGTCACAGTGTCTTTTTCTGCTGCCACTCATGATCACTTACAGGGGGTTCAGTTGAAGTGACTTGTATGTAGCATTAGATGTATTGAAGTGTAGAAGTCGTCTTTTCTGTTACTGTCATCATTAAGTtcttacttaaaaaaagaaagatcacacTAAAACAAATAGAATAGCAATATTTGATTCAATGCTCAAATCCGATATCTTCCTATTACcataaaaattggcagaaaaGTTCACTGCAGAAATACTCTTACAAGGTTCCTTAAATATTTAGTAAAGGCAACATCATAAGTTAAAGACTGACCAATTCTCTGTTGCCTTGACAACACTacaacatgcatgcatgcatgcatgcacgcacacacgcacgcacgcacgcacacacacaatcaACCTAATCACCAGGTACAGTTGGACACTCGCAACATTACGAGTGTTTGTAAATCGTTAATTGGATACACTTATGTTAGCATGCTGTCTTGCTATCTTCTCTACACAAAGTTTCAGTTACCTCTCTGTGTGCTCATCCATATGGCGTGCTTCATGAATGGCCAGGCAATGCTTAGTAGGGCATATGAAGTCACAATACCGACACAGCCAGGTAGTGACCTTTGTTTCTGCATCAAGGAAATAAAAAGATGAGTGTGTCTGGATGGCTGTAGTGATATATTCCTATGGCTTGCCATAATGCTTCCTTGAAAATTATATATTAATATACTAAATAAAGCTTTCTTGCTTAGCCCAGCACTTCTTTTGTCGTGTTTTAATTGGAAGAATTCGCTACTAAAATGAATGGCAACTGTACAAACTTAGGGTGATAATCAACTTTGTAAAAAGAAATGACCATATACAGGCCACACATTAGTGCTATCTGATATCTATAAAAGAACATTTGTATATATTACTCATGCCTACTGTGTGCAGCAACCCCAATTTAATTAAGGCTGCTCAGAAGCCCATTTTCCCTATGACTATTCTTATTAGCCCTTTTCAGATTACATGTGTTCAGGTTCATCAACATCCAATTTATAACACATAGCTGAGATCATTAGACACAACTTCTTACGAACAAGGGCAAACAATGGATGTACTAATCAGTAAATCTGAACAGTCAAAGGTTAACTGCAATGTAAGTGAGAAGTTCTAACGTCTAATGACCACTACAGACCAGTCACTGGGAGCTGCAAGTTAATGCTTGCTCGTACGTTTCTTGTGTGCATAGATGCACACCACACacaactgcttttcttttctacTTAAATATTCACTTGCTCAAAACATTTTGATAACTGCACACACCAGCCACACAACATCAAATAAACAATACAACACAACATTTTGTTTTGGTATGAAATTTAGTTCGCAAGAACAAATAGCCTTTCAAGCGAATGAAAACTGAAATATTAAAGCTTCCACATAGCTGCTCGAATCACCAAGGCTGAgcgttgattttttttctttttgcttcgcgCGTGTCAGCTTTCATAGGATAACATGTTAAACCTGAGCTACATTAAGCGCGTTTAAACAAAAGTTTCTTCTCAAAGCTTTACCGAACTTGCAGTTGTAAGCACGTATGCTTTGGTGTACCAAATACTAAAACAATACAGCGCGCGCAAAAGTATTCTTTCAcaggtgaaaacgttcaactggAGTAACTGAATGATTGTTCAATTTACTCATGCAACCAGCTAAAAACACAACGCACAGCCGAAAAATCGCTGTATAAGCTGGCAACTGGACAATAAGTCAGTTCAAATGGTCAGTTCCTTTCACTTCGTTTTCCGAAGTTCCGGCTTGAAGCCGCGCGAATAACACAAGGATGAAGTGTGCTATAGCGCGAGCACACTCGAACAGGAAACATTCCAAATAATTTGGCTAGTCGCATTTCTGACACAACAACAAGCAAAAATTCAATGCACAGCAGGTGTCAATCACTGTGTCTAGATATGCGTGCGGAAAGTGTTGGAGGAAAAAGGCAAAACTAGTGAGGATTAGCAAGCAACCATTCATGCAATTTGCGACTTGCAATCGCCAAAACAAAGGGCAATGCACTGAAAACAACTCATTAGAGTCATTATGCAACCACAGTCACTGCACGGCACTAAGAAAC
Protein-coding sequences here:
- the LOC142579115 gene encoding uncharacterized protein LOC142579115 — translated: MDEHTERMNRQLAWRQSGMVVRWNPERSFRCTVCGRGFNQKMNLARHMQRHTGEKPHQCHLCPKRFNQKCNLERHIRCHTGERPFHCTFCPKSFNSKSNLSRHEACHLVHVPEMSVVRNTAEMALVPNFNI